Genomic segment of Alcanivorax borkumensis SK2:
TGCCCTCCACCCGGCTCACCGCCGTGTCGATCTGGCCATTCGGATGCAAGTCCAGCCAACGGTAACCGGGGCTGGCATCATCCACTGCGAAGTCTTCACTTTTGGGTTTGAACTGCACACAGGTGCTAGGCACCGCCATCATCCGCACGCCGTTGCGGTGCTTATCATATTCTTGGTGCACATGCCCCCAGATAATGGCACGCACTCGCTCATGGCGATCAATGACTTGGAAAAATTTGTCGGCACTGCCCACCACCTGAGCATCCAACCAAGTACACTCCATCGGTACCGGGTGATGATGCAGACATACCATCAGATGGTCTCCGGTGGCGTCACGCAAAGCACTATCGAGGAATGACAGATCCCCGTCGAATAACTCACCTGGGACCTCACCAGGAATGGTGGAGTCGAGCATGACGATGGTCCAATTACCCACGTTAAGCACACAGGGGCTCATTTTTTCGCGGTGGGCACCCAGCGCCTGCAACATGGGAGCGGGCTTATCGTGATTCCCTTCCAGCCAGTAAACGGGCACATCAAAACCCGACAAAGTGCGATCTAAGCGTTGGTAGGATTCGTAGGAAGCATCCTGAGACAGGTCCCCGGTGGCCAGAATCAGATCCGGATTGGGTTGCTCCTTGCGGATTAGTTCCAGCACCTTGTCCAGGCTGAATTGGGTATTTAAGCCCAGCAGCTTACCTTCCGGATCGGCAAACAAATGGCAGTCTGACAACTGCACAACGCGAAGGGGTTGCAACTGCTGCGTCAAGATCCCCGCTCCCTTAACTATTTATATAATGTCTTTTGCCTGTTCCTCCCTGTACTCCCCAGCACCGCGGAACAGCTCTGCTTGACACTTATAACCAAGATGATGGCACTTTTCTAGGACACATGTCCAAGAGCAGGAATTGGTTACCAATTCTCCACATAGCGTGACACGAAAGGTTGTTTATTGACTAAAAGCATGCAAGCAATCAGCCACCGGTGACTTGTTGTCGCCAAGCTTGACCACTGTCGCGGCCATGATCGTGTAGGTGACGCAACCATTCTGCCAAAAAGCGGTTCCACTGCACTTTCTCGTCCCGCTGGTGCATGTTCCGATTGGGGTAGGCATAACGGGCATTTACCCGCCGAAAAGGTCGAGCTTCGGTAACTTCTGCTAGGCGCGCATCATGGTACATGCGCACGGTAAGGCGGGACGCCGGCAGCGTAGCCAGCAGCTCCTGATCCTCCAGGCGCACCGTAGTGGTATAGGGGGAACGCTCCAACACGCTCATCTGCAAAGTATGGGAATGGTGATCATGGCCCACTTCCACAGCCATGCTGTCACGCTCCCCCAACGCTTTCATCAAGGGCAACAGCCGCGCATAGTTTTCCTCGCACTGAGTCATCAGCGCACGGAAATCCAGCTGGTAGCGATCGCGGCGACTCACTTACCTCCCCAACCCGCATCCAACCGGGCACGATTCAACAGCAACCATTGCAGGGCAATCAGCGAGGCCGCGTTATCTACCTGGCCACCATTCAATAACGCAGGAATGTCATCAGCACTCATTGTCACGGCACGAATGTCTTCACCTTCGTCTGGACAACCAAAAATACCACCCGCACCAGCCAAGTCCGCATGGCCCACAAACAACTGCAAGCGCTCATTGGTACCACCCGGGCTGGGCATGTAAGCGGCAATCGGTTCCAGGGTGCCCAAGGTCAGCCCCGCCTCTTCCACCGCTTCGCGACGAATCAGGTCGGCAGCGCTCTCGCCATCCTTGTCTGCAATGCCCGCGATCAACTCCAGGCACCAAGGGGTATCTCGCCACTCCAGCGCGCCGACTCGAAACTGCTCCACCAGCAAAATCTCGCCACGCACCGGGTCATAGGGCAACACGGCCGCTGCCGGTGGGCGCACAAACAATTCCCGGCGGACAGGCTCGCCCCAGCCCCCGTTATAGTGCTTGTGGCGCAGGGTCAGGGTATCCACCCGGAAAAAGCCTTGGAACGGGGTCTCCCGCGCCAACACTTCCACGTCCTGAGGGCCAAATGGCGGTGTTAACGAATGATTACTCATGGGCCTCATGATATAGCGCGGAGCCCTGCTCTCGAAACTCCTTAGATTTTTCTTCCATGCCCGCTTCAGCCTGAGCCACCTGGGCGGTGCCGTCACCATAGATCTCGCGGACTTCTTGGCTGATCTTCATGGAACAGAACTTGGGCCCGCACATGGAACAGAAATGCGCCACCTTGTGGGCCTGCTTTGGCAGAGTCTCATCGTGATACTCGCGGGCACGATCCGGATCCAGCCCCAGGTTGAACTGGTCTTCCCAGCGGAACTCAAAGCGGGCCTTGGACAGCGCATTATCGCGCAACTGGGCTCCCGGGTGACCCTTCGCCAAATCCGCCGCATGGGCTGCAATCTTGTAGGCGATGATGCCTTCTTTCACGTCTTCACGGTTCGGCAGCCCTAGGTGCTCCTTGGGCGTCACGTAGCACAGCATGGCAGTGCCATACCAACCGATCATGGCCGCGCCAATGGCACTGGAAATGTGGTCATAACCCGGAGAAATATCAATGGTCAGCGGGCCAAGGGTGTAAAACGGCGCTTCCCCGCAGTGCTTCAGCTGCTCGTCCATGTTGGCTTTGATCATGTGCATGGGCACATGGCCCGGCCCTTCGATCATCACCTGCACATCATGCTTCCAGGCAATTTTGGTCAGCTCGCCCAAAGTGCGCAGTTCGCTGAATTGGGCTTCATCGTTGGCATCTGCCAAAGAACCCGGACGCAAACCATCACCCAGGCTGAAGGTCACGTCGTAGGCCTTCATGATTTCGCAGATATCTTCGAAATGGGTGTAGAGGAAGCTTTCTTCATGGTGCGCCAGGCACCACTTAGCCATAATCGAACCACCCCGAGAGACGATACCGGTAACGCGATTAGCGGTCATCGGCACATAACGCAGCAGCACACCCGCGTGAATGGTGAAGTAGCTCACCCCCTGCTCCGCCTGCTCGATTAAGGTGTCGCGGAAAATTTCCCACGTCAGGTCTTCGGCTACGCCGTTAACCTTTTCTAACGCCTGATAGATCGGCACCGTACCGATGGGCACCGGCGAGTTACGCAGAATCCACTCGCGGGTTTCGTGAATGTTGTCACCGGTGGACAGGTCCATCACCGTGTCGCCGCCCCAACGGGTGGCCCAGGTCATCTTCGACACCTCTTCCTCGATGGAGGACGTCACCGCCGAGTTGCCGATATTGGCGTTGATCTTGGTGAGAAAGTTGCGGCCGATAATCATCGGCTCAATTTCCGGATGGTTGATATTCACCGGAATCACTGCTCGACCACGGGCCACTTCATCACGGACGAATTCCGGCGTAATTTCCGCCGGAATCGCCGCACCAAAACTCTGGCCGGGATGCTGGTTCACAGGCAGGCCCGCTTCGCGATGTTCACGCAAGCGCTGATTCTCGCGGATGGCGATATATTCCATCTCCGGGGTGATGATCCCCTGGCGCGCGTAGTGCATCTGGGTAACATTCTTGCCCGCACGGGCACGACGAGGAATGCGAGTGTGCTCAAAGCGTAGCCCTGCCTTGGCAACATCATTGGCTCGCTTGCGACCATACTCACTGGTCAACCCGGCCAGCTGTTCGGTGTCATCACGCTCAGCAATCCAGGCATCCCGAATTGGGTTCAGCCCTTTACGGATGTCGATATAGGTATCTGGGTCGGTATAAGGACCAGAGGTATCATAAACCGACAGCGGTGGGTTATCCTCGAACTTTCCGTCCGCCAAAGGGGTCGGATGCTGCTGGATTTCCCGCATGGGCACACGAATATCCGGGCGCGACCCCGTGACATAGATTTTTCGTGAACCGGCGATAGGCTGACAAGATTCGTCAATGGCGTTGGCGATGGGGCGCTGATCGTCTGGCACGTCGGCCTCCAGAGGCTAAAATAAAGGAAATTCAGGAATTGCGACACTATACGTCAGCGCCCAGCAGCCAAACAACCGCGGAACTGGCCCAAACAGGCAGTGTTAATTTTCTGTACTTGCCAGTACCATAATGACCAACCAGACATACAATAAGAGTGCACCAGAATGAAGCGTAGTCCGGCAACGTCCCTAGTTCTTCTTCTTACCTCACTGGCCAGCGCCGTACAGGCCGCTGATCTCACTCAAGTCGCTAACGCCGCCTGGAGTTACGATGGTACCTGGCGCTCTGCCCGGATGAACTGGAATGCCGACCAAGAGCTGATGGTACAAGGCCGTGCCGCCCTGTTCCCGAACATCTCCGCCAGCTACGGACGTTACGACAACGACCGTGAAATCGAAGACGCTCCTCCTCTCGCACCCGACGAGCAAAATTACGGCAGCGAAGTCAGCACCTTCACTCTAACGCAGCCCCTGTTCCGTGTTGATGCCTGGTATGGCTATAAAGAAGCACAGTCCAGCACCGATATCGCGCAGGCTAACTTCGAACAAGCTCGCCAAGACTTTGTGCTGCGCGTCGCCCAAGGCTACTTCGGTGTACTGCGTGCCTGGGATACCTGGGTATCGGCAAAAGCTGAAGAGAAGGCCATCGGTCGCCAATTGGAACAGACCCAAGAGCGGTTTGATGTGGGCCTAGTACCGGCCACCGACGTGGAGGAAGCGCAAGCAACCTACGACCTGACCCAGGTCAACCTGATTGTC
This window contains:
- the thiC gene encoding phosphomethylpyrimidine synthase ThiC, whose protein sequence is MPDDQRPIANAIDESCQPIAGSRKIYVTGSRPDIRVPMREIQQHPTPLADGKFEDNPPLSVYDTSGPYTDPDTYIDIRKGLNPIRDAWIAERDDTEQLAGLTSEYGRKRANDVAKAGLRFEHTRIPRRARAGKNVTQMHYARQGIITPEMEYIAIRENQRLREHREAGLPVNQHPGQSFGAAIPAEITPEFVRDEVARGRAVIPVNINHPEIEPMIIGRNFLTKINANIGNSAVTSSIEEEVSKMTWATRWGGDTVMDLSTGDNIHETREWILRNSPVPIGTVPIYQALEKVNGVAEDLTWEIFRDTLIEQAEQGVSYFTIHAGVLLRYVPMTANRVTGIVSRGGSIMAKWCLAHHEESFLYTHFEDICEIMKAYDVTFSLGDGLRPGSLADANDEAQFSELRTLGELTKIAWKHDVQVMIEGPGHVPMHMIKANMDEQLKHCGEAPFYTLGPLTIDISPGYDHISSAIGAAMIGWYGTAMLCYVTPKEHLGLPNREDVKEGIIAYKIAAHAADLAKGHPGAQLRDNALSKARFEFRWEDQFNLGLDPDRAREYHDETLPKQAHKVAHFCSMCGPKFCSMKISQEVREIYGDGTAQVAQAEAGMEEKSKEFREQGSALYHEAHE
- a CDS encoding NUDIX domain-containing protein — encoded protein: MSNHSLTPPFGPQDVEVLARETPFQGFFRVDTLTLRHKHYNGGWGEPVRRELFVRPPAAAVLPYDPVRGEILLVEQFRVGALEWRDTPWCLELIAGIADKDGESAADLIRREAVEEAGLTLGTLEPIAAYMPSPGGTNERLQLFVGHADLAGAGGIFGCPDEGEDIRAVTMSADDIPALLNGGQVDNAASLIALQWLLLNRARLDAGWGGK
- a CDS encoding DUF1249 domain-containing protein; translated protein: MSRRDRYQLDFRALMTQCEENYARLLPLMKALGERDSMAVEVGHDHHSHTLQMSVLERSPYTTTVRLEDQELLATLPASRLTVRMYHDARLAEVTEARPFRRVNARYAYPNRNMHQRDEKVQWNRFLAEWLRHLHDHGRDSGQAWRQQVTGG
- the cpdA gene encoding 3',5'-cyclic-AMP phosphodiesterase; translation: MTQQLQPLRVVQLSDCHLFADPEGKLLGLNTQFSLDKVLELIRKEQPNPDLILATGDLSQDASYESYQRLDRTLSGFDVPVYWLEGNHDKPAPMLQALGAHREKMSPCVLNVGNWTIVMLDSTIPGEVPGELFDGDLSFLDSALRDATGDHLMVCLHHHPVPMECTWLDAQVVGSADKFFQVIDRHERVRAIIWGHVHQEYDKHRNGVRMMAVPSTCVQFKPKSEDFAVDDASPGYRWLDLHPNGQIDTAVSRVEGIPFEVDFTIKGY